The window AGGAATTACAATCAACATCACACACGTAGAATATGAGACAGAAAAAAGACACTATGCACACGTAGACTGCCCAGGACACGCAGACTACATCAAGAATATGATCACCGGTGCAGCACAAATGGACGGAGCAATCCTTGTAGTATCAGCAGCAGATGGACCAATGCCACAAACAAGAGAACACGTACTTCTTGCAAGACAAGTTAACGTACCATACATCGTAGTATTCTTAAACAAATGCGATATGGTGGATGACCCAGAATTGATAGACTTGGTAGAGATGGAAGTAAGAGAATTATTAAGCAAATACGACTTTCCAGGAGATGAAGTACCAGTAATAAGAGGGTCAGCACTTGGAGCATTAAACGATGACCCAAAATGGTTTGCATCAGTAGAAGAGTTATTAAAAGCAATGGATGAATACATACCAACACCTCCAAGAGAAACAGACAAACCATTCCTAATGGCAATAGAAGACGTATTCTCAATAACAGGAAGGGGAACAGTAGTAACAGGAAGAGTAGAAAGAGGAACATTAAAAGTAGGTGACGAAGTAGAGATAGTAGGATTATCAGAAGAGAAGAAGAAGACAGTAGTAACAGGAATAGAGATGTTCAGAAAACAATTAGATGAAGCAATAGCAGGTGACAACATAGGAGTCCTATTAAGAGGAATCACAAAAGACGAAGTAGAAAGAGGACAAGTATTAGCAAAACCAGGAACAATCACACCTCACAAGAAATTCAAAGCACAAGTTTACGTATTAAGCAAAGAAGAAGGTGGAAGACATACACCATTCTTCTTAGGATACAGACCACAGTTTTACATCAGAACAGCAGACATAACAGGAACAATAATAGGATTACCAGAAGGACAAGAGATGGTAATGCCAGGAGATAACGTAGAGTTAACAGTAGAGTTAATGGTGCCAGTAGCTATGGAAGAGCAAATGAGATTTGCTATCAGAGAAGGTGGAAAAACAGTAGGTGCTGGCGTTGTTACTAAAATACTTGAATAATTGCGAGGAATAAGAGATGAGAGAAATTATAACTTTAGCCTGCACAGAATGTAAAAGAAGAAATTACACAACTACAAAAAACAAGAGAAAGCATCCAGACAGATTAGAGTTAAGAAAATATTGTAAGTTTTGTAAAAAACACACAGTTCATAGAGAAATTAAGTAATTGAACATGGATTGCGGGGCAGTAGCTCAATTGGCAGAGCAGCGGACTCCAAATCCGCAGGTTGAGGGTTCGAGTCCTTCCTGCCCCGCTTTTGGAGAATATTGATGGTAAAGTATCTAAACTTTCTAAAGGAAGTTTTTGAAGAGCTTAAAAAAGTAACATGGCCCTCTAAAGACCTTGTTAAAACAGCAACTATAGCAGTTATAGTTTTAACATTGATAATGGCGTTGTATTTATGGGGTTTAGATATCTTATTTACAAAAATAATTGCTTTTATAATAGAGAGGTAAAGGCTTAGATGGCGGAAAATGAAAATTTAAACGTGGTTAATGAAGAAGTTAAGGAAAGTAATTTAGAAAAAGATACCGATGAGAAAAAATGGTACGCTTTATATACACAATCTAATTTAGAGATCAGGGCAAAAGAAAACTTTATTAAGAATTTAAAGCTTAACAATTTAGAACATTTAGTAGACGAAGTTATAGTTCCTGCTGAAGAAAAGGTTGTTCTTAAATCTCAAGGGAAGGAAAGATATAGACTTTCTCTAAAAGGTCCAAATAGGATTTTAGAAGTCCAGGGAAAAAAGGGGATTACAAAATTTTCTATAGAAGATGGCACTGTACGAGTTTTAGAAAGTGTTGAAGGTGATGAAGGGTGTGTTTCTCATAGTCCGATTTCTAAACCAGGACAAAAAATAACATGCAAAGAAAACAGAACTGAAGCGAGAATTGTTTTAGAGAATAAAATATTTCCAGGATATATTCTTATAAAGGCGAAACTTACTGATGATTTGATTGATTTAGTTAAAAAGACTCCATTTTTAATAGGATTTGTTAGTGCAGGAGGTAAGCCTGTTCCTTTAAATGAAAACGATGTAATGAAAGTCTTGGGACAAATTCAAAAAGGTGCACCAAAAATCAAGAAACTTTTATATACAAAAGGAGACATTATTAGAGTTATTGAAGGTCCATTTATGAATTTTACAGGAACAGTGGAAGAAGTATTCCCGGACAAAGAAAAACTTATCGCATTAATTACTATTTTTGGAAGAGCAACACCGGTTGAACTTGAATTCTCCCAGGTGGAGAAAATTTAGCCTGTCGGTTCAGCTTTGGTGTTTTGTTAAGACAGGCGTCAAAGAATTCAAGGAGGTGTATTTAAATGGCTAAGAAAGTAACGGCACAAGTTGAGCTGATGATTCCAGCTCAGCAAGCAGCTCCATCGCCACCAGTTGGACCAGCTCTTGGTCAGCATGGTGTTAACATTATGGAGTTTGTTAAAAGTTTTAATGCAGCAACTACAAACATGAAACCTGGTACAATCGTACCGGTAGTAATTACTATCTATTCGGATAGGTCTTTTACGTTTATTCTCAAGACTCCACCAGCATCTTATCTCCTTAAAGAAGCTGCAGGTATAAAGACAGGCTCCGGAGACCCAAAGAGAAATAAGGTTGGAAAAATCACAGTTAATCAGCTAAGAGAAATTGCTGAAATGAAATTAAAGGACCTTAACACTGAAGACATAGAAAAAGCTATGAAAATTATAGCTGGTACTGCTCGCAGTATGGGAATTGAAATTGAAGGATATAAGGGGTAAGTGCTATGGCTAAAAGAGGAAAAAAATATTTAGAAGCATTAAAGCTTATTGATAAAGAAAAGACTTACAGCCTTGATGAAGCTATTCAAAAACTAAAAGAAATGGGAAAAGTTTTGCAGAGAAAGTTTAACGAAACGGTAGAGCTTATATTTAGACTGGGCGTTGACCCTAAGTATGCTGACCAAATGGTTAGAGGTTCAGTTGTACTTCCACATGGATTAGGAAGAGAGTTAAAAGTTCTTGTTATTGCTTCCGGTGAAAAGTTAAAAGAGGCAGAAGAAGCAGGTGCTGATTATGTAGGTGGTGAAGAGATTATCAATAAGATTGCAAATGAAAACTGGATAGATTTTGACGTTGTGATAGCAACTCCGGATATGATGCCAAAATTGGCTAAGCTTGGTAAAATCTTAGGACCAAGAGGCTTAATGCCAAACCCTAAGGTTGGAACTGTTACGGCTGACATCAAAAGAGCAGTTACAGAAGCTAAAAAAGGTAGAGTAGAGTTTAAAGTTGATAAAACAGGAAATTTACATGTTCCGGTGGGTAAAATTTCATTCGAGGATTATAAGCTTAAGGAAAATATTTTAGCTGCAGTAGATGCGGTGTTGAAAGCTAAGCCACCAGGTGCAAAAGGTCAGTATATAAAAAATGTTGTTTTAAAAACAACAATGAGCCCTTCAGTCAAATTAAATCCAGCTGAATTACAAAAAGCCTTAGAAACTAAAGCAGCATAAGGAGTAGAGCCATGGCATTAACTACAGAGAGAAAATCGATTCAAAAGAAAAGTCAGTTAGTTGCTGACCTTAAGCAAAAAATAGAAGCAGCACCAGTTGTTATACTTTTAGATTTTAAAGGTATAGATGCTAACTCAATAGCAGATTTTAGGAAAAAGCTGAAAAGGGAAAATGCAGAATTAAAAGTTGTCAAAAATACACTTTTATACAGAGCTTGCAATGGAACACAACTTTATGATAAAATAAGTATTTTCAAAGAGCAAACTGCGGTTATTTTTGGATATGGCGACATTGTTGCACCAGCTAAATTATTGAAAGAATTTTTAAAAGGAAAAGAAGATGCAAAAGTAAAAGGCGGTTTAGTAGAAGGTGTGTTTGCTGATGCACAGAAGATTGATTACCTTGCATCTCTGCCAAGCAAGGAAGTGCTTGTTGCTCAACTATTGGCTGTACTTCAAGCACCTATTACAAACCTTGTACGTGTACTTAATGCTGTACCACAAAAAACTGTTTTAGTTTTAGATGCTATAAGAAAAGAAAAAGAAAAACAATCTTAAATAAAATTTTATAGGAGGTTTTAAAAATATGGCAACAATTACAAGAGAAGAAATTAAAGAAGCTATCAAGTCAATGACAGTATTAGAGTTAGCACAGCTTGTAAAAGAGTTAGAAGAAGAGTTTGGTGTTTCTGCGGCCGCTATGGTTGCTGCTGTTCCAGCTGCGGGTGGTGCTGCAGGTGCAGCTGCTCCAGTTGAGGAAAAAACTGAGTTTGATGTTATTTTAAAAAGCCCAGGAGCAAACAAAATCAACGTTATTAAGGTTGTTAGAGAGATTACAGGTCTTGGATTAAAAGAAGCAAAAGACCTTGTAGATGGAGCTCCAAAACCAGTTAAAGAAGGAGTTTCTAAGGAAGAAGCAGAACAAATTAAGAAAAAATTAGAGGAAGCTGGAGCTACTGTGGAAATAAAATAATAAACCTTGATAAACGTTATCCCAATAAAGAATTTCCAGCAAGTCTAAGGAAAGGTAGATTGTCGGTATGGCAGTCTACCTTTATTTATTTTAAAATCAAATAAGGTGGTGCAGGATGAGAGAGATAAAAAATTTAAAACGAAATCCTTTTCGTAAAATACTTTCAAGAAGAAGAGAAATAATAACACCTTCTGACCTTTTATCCGTTCCAAAAGAATCTTTTGAAAACTTTGTTCAATTTCATAAAAATCCTCTAAAAAGAGATCCAAATAAAGGTCTTGAAAGCTTATTTAGGACGTCTTTTCCTTTTGTAGACCCAAACGGTCAATTAGAAATTAGATATATTGGATACGAGGTTGGCGATTGGGAGTGTGGAAAATGCGGAAAAGGGTTGCCTGAGGAAATTCTTGGTGGACCAGAAGTTGATTGTCCACATTGTGGCGGTCCATTGATTTACAAAGAAAAGCTAACCGTCGAGGAATGTAAACTCAAGGGATTAACATATGGCGCTCCTCTAAGAGTGCTATTAGAACTTGTAATAAATCATACAGACCCTAAAACCGGAGAAATAATTCCTAAGACTATAAAAAAACAAAAAATATACTTTGGTGAGATTCCTCTCCTAACAGACTATGCTTATTTTATGATAAACGGCAGTGAAAGAATTATTGTATCTCAGTTAATCAGGTCTTCAGGTATATTCTTCTCAGGAAAAGAAGACAAAACAAAAGACATTATTACAAGAGTTATTTATGAAGGTAGTGTCATTCCAGAAAAAGGTGCAAGGGTAGAAGTTCAGTATGCAACAAATTCAGAAATTTTCTATGCAAAGATAGACAGAAGAAAAATCCTTGGAACAACCCTCCTTAGAGCATTCGGATTGGATACTGCATATAAAATTCTTAAAAACTTTTATGGAAAAGTAGATAGGTACATCGTTGAGGATGGTAAATTAGTTCATGAAAATACAAAGATTCCTGTTAATTTAGAAGACTTAGTGAATAGGGATATTTTTGTAACATATGTATATGAAGAAATATCTGAAAAAGGTCAACCAGTACCTATTAAGCAAGAAAAATATGTTTCTGCAGAAAATTTAGAAAAACTTTTAAACGATGATAGAATCAAAATAGAAGAAGTTGTCACTGTAGAACCTCAGGTTATAAACAAATCACCATATCAAAGAGTTATTGTTGAAACATTAAAGAAAGATGAACCAAAAATTAATGCTCTGTTTACTTTTAGAGATGCTGCTCTTGTAGAAATTTATAGAAAAATGAGACCTACGGATACTGCAGTTTTAGACCCAAAAGCCTTTATGAAGAGAGCTAAAGAGTTATTTAATAATACGTTTACAGATATTCAAAGATATGACCTTTCAAGAGTTGGTAGGGTTAAACTAAATGCAAAAGTACATAACGTTCCAAAAACTATTAAACCTTTAGACCTTGAAGATTTCTTTGAAAAATTCCCACCTTTAGCTCTTGATGAAGATGTAGAGACAAAAGATGGGGTTATTCCGAAAGGAACAAAGATAGACCCAGCAGTATTGGAAAAACTAAAAGAAGCTTCATTTAAAGAGATAAAAGTGAAAGAATACTTAGACGAAGAAGCAAGAACACTACAGCTTGCCGACATCATTGCAATAGTCAAGTATTTATTAGAATTAAGATATGGAAAGAAAAACCTGGATGATATAGCACACTTAGGAAATAGAAGAGTTAGACCTGTTGGAGAGCTTTTAGAGGTTCAGGCAAGGGCTGGAATTGCGAGAATGCAAAAAGCATTTAGAGACAGGGTTGCTACCGTTGACGTAGAAGACCCTAACTTAAAACCAAGCGAGCTTATTAATCCAAGATATTTAACTAACTCTATTCTTGAATTCTTAAAAAGCGGTCAGCTTTCACAATTTATGGACCAAACAAACCCGTTATCTGAGTTAACACATAAAAGAAGATTATCAGCTTTAGGTCCAGGCGGTCTTACAAGAGAAAGTGCTAAATTTGAAATAAGAGACGTTCATCCATCTCACTATGGAAGAATATGTCCGATCGAAACACCGGAGGGTCAAAACATTGGTTTAGTTTCTTCAATGACTGTTTATTCAAGAATAAATGAATTTGGATTTTTAATCTCTCCGTATAGAAAGGTTGTTAACGGCGTTGTTACTAACGAAATTGAATATCTGGCAGCATACGAAGAAGAAAAGTATGTTATTGCTCAAGCTAACGCTGAAATAGATGAAGAAGGAAGATTTTTAACAGATAGAGTTCTTGCAAGGGCGTATGGTGATATAAGATTAGTAGAACCACACGAAGTTCACTACATGGACGTATCTCCTAAGCAAATAGTTTCTCCGTCTACATCCTTAATTCCTTTCCTTGAACACGACGATGCCAACAGGGCTCTTATGGGTTCTAACATGCAACGTCAGGCGGTGCCTCTTATTAGAACAGAGTATCCTCTTGTAGGCACAGGAATGGAAGTTATCATTGCCAAGGACTCCGGTTCTGTGATCGTTGCAAAAAGAGGTGGTGAAGTTATTAAAGTTGATGGAAATACTATCGTTATAAAAGTAAATGAGGACGAGATTAACCCCCATGACCCGTTAGATATTGGTATGGATATTTACAAATTAAATAAATTTAAAGGCTCTAACCAGGCTACATGCATGAATCAAAGACCACTTGTTAGAAAAGGTGATATTGTAGAAAAAGGCGCAACAATAGCAGATGGAACTTCAACATACAAAGGCGAGCTTGCACTTGGAAAGAATGTTCTTGTTGCATTCATGCCATGGAGAGGCTATAACTTTGAAGATGCTATCGTAATCTCAGAAAGACTTGTTAAAGACGATGTATTTACATCTATTCATATAGAAGAGTTTGAAGTAGAAGCAAGAGAAACAAAGTTAGGTCCAGAAGAGATAACAAGAAATATACCTGGCGTTAGCGAAAGACAGCTTGCAAACCTTGATGAACACGGCGTTGTAAGAATCGGTGCATATGTTAAACCAGGAGATATTTTGGTTGGTAAAGTTACTCCTAAGGGAGAAACAGCACTAACACCGGAAGAAAAACTTTTATTTGCTATCTTTGGAGAAAAGGCAAGCGAAGTAAAAGATTCTTCGTTAAGAGTTCCTGTGGGCGTTGAAGGTGTGGTAGTTGATGTCCAAATCTTTGCTAAGAAGAAGAAAGATAAAAAGGAAAAAAGAGAGAAGTATTTAGATACTTTAATTAAGCAAGAAGTTGATAAACTTAACTTAGAGTTGGAAGAGAAGAAAAAGTTCATTTTAGATAAAAGAGATGCTCAGCTTAGAGAAATTCTTATCGGTGTGAAGGTTGCTAAGGATGTTAAAGTAGCCGGCGAAGTTATCATTCCTGAAGGAGAATATATATCTGAAAATAACGTTTCTCAGGCTATAAAAATAATAGCTATCAATCCATCTAACTTTATTAAAGATAAAAAATTGCTTAAAAAGATAGAATCTATCATTGAAAAAGCAAAATCTCAAATTGAGCTTTGGGAAAAGATTTACGAAAAAAGAAAAGAAGCTGTTCAGGAAGGAGCAGATTTAAAACCTGGAGTTAACGAGCTTGTTAAAGTTTACATAGCTCAAAAGAGAAAGATCCAGGTCGGTGATAAAATGGCAGGTAGACACGGTAATAAAGGTGTAATCTCTGTCGTTCTTCCTGTTGAAGACATGCCGTTTATGGAAGACGGAACTCCTGTGGATATAGTTTTAAACCCTCTTGGTGTTCCTTCTCGTATGAACGTAGGACAAATACTTGAAACCCATCTCGGATTAGCTGCTAAAAAACTCGGTGAAAAACTTGGAAAAGAGCTTGAAAAAATCTTTGATAGAGAAAAGATTATCGATAAGATTGTTGAGTATTACAGCATTGTAAATGATACAGATAACAAAATCCTTACCAAACAAAGGGAGAAAGATTCTCAAGAGTTAAGAGAGGCTTTATCTAAACTTGACGATGAATCTTTAAGAGACTTGGTTAGAGATTTAACTAAAATTGGCATTCCTGTAGAAACTGCAATCTTTGAAAGTGCATCAGAAGAAGATATTAAGAAGCTTCTTAGTCATGCAGGAATAAAAGATAGCGGCAAAGTTAAACTCTTTGACGGTAGAACTGGAGAAGCTTTTGACTTTGAAGTTACTGTAGGATACATGTATATGCTTAAACTTATACATATGGTTGACGATAAAATACACGCACGTTCAACCGGACCTTACTCTCTTATCACACAACAGCCACTTGGTGGTAGAGCTCAGTTTGGTGGACAAAGATTCGGTGAGATGGAAGTATGGGCGCTTGAAGCACACGGGGCAGCGTATACACTAAGAGAGATGTTAACAGTCAAATCAGACGATATTGAAGGAAGAAAGAGAGTATACGAAGCTATCATTAAAGGAAAACATTACTACGATATCGGCGTACCAGAATCTTTTAAAGTTCTTGTTAGAGAGCTAAAAGCTCTCGGTTTAAACGTTGAATGTATAGTTGAAGGACAGCCTCAAGCCTGCGATACTTCAGAGCCAGAAAAGAAAAAGCCTGAGTTAAATTAGATAGATTTTAACCTCCCTTTTTGGGAGGCTTTCTAAACAATAAGGAGGTAATTTACCGTGGAAGCAAAAGAAAGAAAAGAAACAGTCAGATTTGATGCCATCAGAATATCTCTTGCTTCACCTGAAATGATTAGGTCTTGGTCTCATGGAGAAGTAAAAAAGCCAGAAACTCTTAATTATAGAACATTAAAACCGGAAAAGGATGGACTTTTTGATGCAAGAATATTTGGACCTATAAAAGACTATGAATGTTTATGCGGAAAATATAAAAAAAGAAAGTATGAAGGGACAATTTGTGATAGATGTGGTGTTGAAGTTACACGTTCTGATGTTA of the Sulfurihydrogenibium sp. genome contains:
- the nusG gene encoding transcription termination/antitermination protein NusG, whose product is MAENENLNVVNEEVKESNLEKDTDEKKWYALYTQSNLEIRAKENFIKNLKLNNLEHLVDEVIVPAEEKVVLKSQGKERYRLSLKGPNRILEVQGKKGITKFSIEDGTVRVLESVEGDEGCVSHSPISKPGQKITCKENRTEARIVLENKIFPGYILIKAKLTDDLIDLVKKTPFLIGFVSAGGKPVPLNENDVMKVLGQIQKGAPKIKKLLYTKGDIIRVIEGPFMNFTGTVEEVFPDKEKLIALITIFGRATPVELEFSQVEKI
- the rpmG gene encoding 50S ribosomal protein L33, with amino-acid sequence MREIITLACTECKRRNYTTTKNKRKHPDRLELRKYCKFCKKHTVHREIK
- the rplA gene encoding 50S ribosomal protein L1, which gives rise to MAKRGKKYLEALKLIDKEKTYSLDEAIQKLKEMGKVLQRKFNETVELIFRLGVDPKYADQMVRGSVVLPHGLGRELKVLVIASGEKLKEAEEAGADYVGGEEIINKIANENWIDFDVVIATPDMMPKLAKLGKILGPRGLMPNPKVGTVTADIKRAVTEAKKGRVEFKVDKTGNLHVPVGKISFEDYKLKENILAAVDAVLKAKPPGAKGQYIKNVVLKTTMSPSVKLNPAELQKALETKAA
- the secE gene encoding preprotein translocase subunit SecE; translation: MVKYLNFLKEVFEELKKVTWPSKDLVKTATIAVIVLTLIMALYLWGLDILFTKIIAFIIER
- the tuf gene encoding elongation factor Tu, with the protein product MAKEKFVRGKEHINVGTIGHVDHGKTTLTAAITYVQSKKGLAKFVGYADIDKAPEERERGITINITHVEYETEKRHYAHVDCPGHADYIKNMITGAAQMDGAILVVSAADGPMPQTREHVLLARQVNVPYIVVFLNKCDMVDDPELIDLVEMEVRELLSKYDFPGDEVPVIRGSALGALNDDPKWFASVEELLKAMDEYIPTPPRETDKPFLMAIEDVFSITGRGTVVTGRVERGTLKVGDEVEIVGLSEEKKKTVVTGIEMFRKQLDEAIAGDNIGVLLRGITKDEVERGQVLAKPGTITPHKKFKAQVYVLSKEEGGRHTPFFLGYRPQFYIRTADITGTIIGLPEGQEMVMPGDNVELTVELMVPVAMEEQMRFAIREGGKTVGAGVVTKILE
- the rplK gene encoding 50S ribosomal protein L11; this translates as MAKKVTAQVELMIPAQQAAPSPPVGPALGQHGVNIMEFVKSFNAATTNMKPGTIVPVVITIYSDRSFTFILKTPPASYLLKEAAGIKTGSGDPKRNKVGKITVNQLREIAEMKLKDLNTEDIEKAMKIIAGTARSMGIEIEGYKG
- a CDS encoding DNA-directed RNA polymerase subunit beta, with amino-acid sequence MREIKNLKRNPFRKILSRRREIITPSDLLSVPKESFENFVQFHKNPLKRDPNKGLESLFRTSFPFVDPNGQLEIRYIGYEVGDWECGKCGKGLPEEILGGPEVDCPHCGGPLIYKEKLTVEECKLKGLTYGAPLRVLLELVINHTDPKTGEIIPKTIKKQKIYFGEIPLLTDYAYFMINGSERIIVSQLIRSSGIFFSGKEDKTKDIITRVIYEGSVIPEKGARVEVQYATNSEIFYAKIDRRKILGTTLLRAFGLDTAYKILKNFYGKVDRYIVEDGKLVHENTKIPVNLEDLVNRDIFVTYVYEEISEKGQPVPIKQEKYVSAENLEKLLNDDRIKIEEVVTVEPQVINKSPYQRVIVETLKKDEPKINALFTFRDAALVEIYRKMRPTDTAVLDPKAFMKRAKELFNNTFTDIQRYDLSRVGRVKLNAKVHNVPKTIKPLDLEDFFEKFPPLALDEDVETKDGVIPKGTKIDPAVLEKLKEASFKEIKVKEYLDEEARTLQLADIIAIVKYLLELRYGKKNLDDIAHLGNRRVRPVGELLEVQARAGIARMQKAFRDRVATVDVEDPNLKPSELINPRYLTNSILEFLKSGQLSQFMDQTNPLSELTHKRRLSALGPGGLTRESAKFEIRDVHPSHYGRICPIETPEGQNIGLVSSMTVYSRINEFGFLISPYRKVVNGVVTNEIEYLAAYEEEKYVIAQANAEIDEEGRFLTDRVLARAYGDIRLVEPHEVHYMDVSPKQIVSPSTSLIPFLEHDDANRALMGSNMQRQAVPLIRTEYPLVGTGMEVIIAKDSGSVIVAKRGGEVIKVDGNTIVIKVNEDEINPHDPLDIGMDIYKLNKFKGSNQATCMNQRPLVRKGDIVEKGATIADGTSTYKGELALGKNVLVAFMPWRGYNFEDAIVISERLVKDDVFTSIHIEEFEVEARETKLGPEEITRNIPGVSERQLANLDEHGVVRIGAYVKPGDILVGKVTPKGETALTPEEKLLFAIFGEKASEVKDSSLRVPVGVEGVVVDVQIFAKKKKDKKEKREKYLDTLIKQEVDKLNLELEEKKKFILDKRDAQLREILIGVKVAKDVKVAGEVIIPEGEYISENNVSQAIKIIAINPSNFIKDKKLLKKIESIIEKAKSQIELWEKIYEKRKEAVQEGADLKPGVNELVKVYIAQKRKIQVGDKMAGRHGNKGVISVVLPVEDMPFMEDGTPVDIVLNPLGVPSRMNVGQILETHLGLAAKKLGEKLGKELEKIFDREKIIDKIVEYYSIVNDTDNKILTKQREKDSQELREALSKLDDESLRDLVRDLTKIGIPVETAIFESASEEDIKKLLSHAGIKDSGKVKLFDGRTGEAFDFEVTVGYMYMLKLIHMVDDKIHARSTGPYSLITQQPLGGRAQFGGQRFGEMEVWALEAHGAAYTLREMLTVKSDDIEGRKRVYEAIIKGKHYYDIGVPESFKVLVRELKALGLNVECIVEGQPQACDTSEPEKKKPELN
- the rplJ gene encoding 50S ribosomal protein L10, translating into MALTTERKSIQKKSQLVADLKQKIEAAPVVILLDFKGIDANSIADFRKKLKRENAELKVVKNTLLYRACNGTQLYDKISIFKEQTAVIFGYGDIVAPAKLLKEFLKGKEDAKVKGGLVEGVFADAQKIDYLASLPSKEVLVAQLLAVLQAPITNLVRVLNAVPQKTVLVLDAIRKEKEKQS
- the rplL gene encoding 50S ribosomal protein L7/L12 — encoded protein: MATITREEIKEAIKSMTVLELAQLVKELEEEFGVSAAAMVAAVPAAGGAAGAAAPVEEKTEFDVILKSPGANKINVIKVVREITGLGLKEAKDLVDGAPKPVKEGVSKEEAEQIKKKLEEAGATVEIK